The following proteins are encoded in a genomic region of Pseudorca crassidens isolate mPseCra1 chromosome 1, mPseCra1.hap1, whole genome shotgun sequence:
- the LOC137232372 gene encoding small ubiquitin-related modifier 1-like, producing MSDQEAKPSTEDLGDKKEGEYIKLKVTGQESNEIYFRVKMTTHLKKLKESYCQRHEVPMNSLRFLLEGQRITDNHTPKELGIEGEDVIEVYQEQTGGHSTV from the coding sequence ATGTCTGACCAGGAGGCAAAACCTTCAACTGAGGATTTGGGGGATAAGAAGGAAGGAGAATATATTAAACTCAAAGTCACAGGACAGGAGAGCAATGAGATTTACTTCAGAGTGAAAATGACAACACATCTCAAGAAACTCAAAGAATCATACTGTCAAAGACACGAAGTTCCCATGAATTCACTCAGGTTTCTCCTTGAAGGTCAGAGAATTACTGATAATCATACTCCAAAAGAACTGGGAATAGAGGGAGAAGATGTGATTGAAGTTTATCAGGAACAAACAGGGGGTCATTCAACAGTttag